A region from the Bdellovibrionales bacterium genome encodes:
- a CDS encoding FecR family protein, with translation MQIFKAIWFFSFLFLPYSVFAQSSYGVFMVVKGDVKVDRKDGSSQAAKVQLKVYPGDTVKAGVDSRAKITMSDRNNIHISPATTVRIAGYTEGENKNVELQLNEGKVRNEVKNKYDGEKSKFIIKTPSAVAGVRGTDFLVDFDTKTQKTEVVTFKGSVAFSSFASGNQVGEAVIVNKQQSAATSGSGAPTLPKNIPEGDFRRFDSETMVKNFGQGTSATPPSGAAVPTQEMSEPLKDTSDKTPDAFDKMPTADANRPPAPQPIKQLLPPPPNTRVNDAIRNKTDKTKVIIQPTVPPTGTVNPNRGK, from the coding sequence ATGCAGATCTTTAAAGCGATTTGGTTTTTTTCTTTTCTCTTTCTTCCTTATTCGGTCTTTGCTCAAAGTAGCTACGGCGTATTTATGGTGGTTAAGGGCGACGTCAAGGTTGATCGGAAAGATGGCTCCTCGCAGGCCGCGAAAGTCCAACTTAAGGTCTACCCGGGGGACACCGTCAAGGCGGGAGTGGACTCCCGCGCCAAGATCACAATGTCTGATCGAAATAACATTCATATCTCTCCGGCGACGACGGTAAGGATCGCTGGCTACACCGAAGGCGAAAATAAAAATGTCGAACTTCAGCTGAACGAAGGAAAAGTTCGTAACGAAGTGAAAAATAAATACGATGGGGAAAAGAGTAAATTTATAATTAAAACACCTTCCGCGGTGGCCGGGGTTCGTGGAACCGATTTTTTAGTGGATTTCGACACCAAAACTCAAAAGACGGAAGTGGTGACTTTTAAAGGGTCCGTGGCTTTTTCGAGTTTCGCTTCAGGAAATCAGGTGGGCGAGGCTGTGATTGTCAATAAGCAGCAGTCGGCAGCGACGAGCGGAAGTGGCGCTCCGACGCTCCCCAAAAATATTCCCGAGGGAGATTTCCGTCGGTTCGATTCCGAAACGATGGTGAAGAATTTTGGACAGGGAACAAGCGCAACTCCACCATCAGGAGCCGCTGTTCCAACTCAAGAGATGAGCGAACCTCTTAAGGACACCTCGGATAAAACTCCCGATGCCTTTGATAAGATGCCCACGGCGGATGCGAATCGTCCACCAGCTCCGCAACCGATCAAACAACTTCTTCCACCACCGCCGAATACCCGGGTTAATGATGCCATTCGAAATAAGACGGACAAAACAAAAGTGATCATTCAACCCACAGTGCCTCCGACGGGAACGGTGAATCCAAATCGTGGGAAATAG
- a CDS encoding thioredoxin domain-containing protein, producing the protein MSYFRIILLVLVVSGLSSCDWLREKLKSRPSSKAGLHLFEHVESSAPEVASIGEFKIFPEEIRDSQLLAFAEEKREIEFALLYAQFVSFAQDTPKEFVVLGKNFERDFKSILNQYGIPQKDISVKFSNASNPASAVSVDGRTVTMVDANQEHYLLGSVNTKIYRRRRELIYQKVKDHFLNLEAKKHNISSEEFLNKQVFKEMPQTISEDELKAFIQKKGMDPSKREIAKAQWLSETKQKSTNYYLEKYVLPLPIRLYFPKPNYTVKSELPWTPHHRSQNQQLEVVVFSDTQSSASVSVLSQLKSILEKYPKDVDLLYRPISSETNIMQNIVIQGLLCVWLQEPQKFWTYLPEIIGDNKDQSEQILMEKAKTHLSSVDQLRRCLIDKKAEALMKYHLDYARYLGIKAGPVVYVGGEVWYGNVTGESLERLIREHLGYPDAGLW; encoded by the coding sequence ATGTCGTATTTTAGGATTATTCTGCTGGTTCTTGTGGTGAGTGGGTTGTCGTCGTGCGACTGGTTGCGGGAGAAGCTGAAGTCGCGGCCTTCGAGTAAGGCAGGGTTGCATCTTTTTGAGCATGTGGAGAGTTCGGCGCCAGAGGTGGCTTCGATCGGGGAGTTTAAGATTTTCCCTGAGGAGATTCGCGATTCGCAGCTTTTGGCCTTTGCCGAAGAGAAACGCGAGATCGAATTTGCTCTTTTGTATGCTCAGTTTGTTTCCTTTGCTCAAGACACTCCTAAAGAGTTTGTTGTTTTGGGGAAAAACTTCGAGCGCGACTTTAAGTCCATTCTGAATCAGTACGGAATTCCTCAAAAAGATATTTCTGTAAAATTCAGCAACGCCTCGAATCCTGCGAGCGCCGTTAGCGTCGATGGGCGAACCGTGACCATGGTGGATGCCAATCAGGAGCATTACCTCCTAGGCTCAGTGAACACCAAGATCTACAGACGTCGTCGAGAGTTGATTTATCAAAAGGTCAAAGATCATTTTTTAAATCTCGAAGCCAAGAAACATAATATTTCTTCGGAGGAGTTTCTTAACAAACAGGTTTTTAAAGAAATGCCGCAGACGATTTCCGAGGACGAACTTAAAGCCTTTATTCAAAAGAAGGGAATGGACCCTTCTAAAAGAGAGATCGCCAAAGCCCAGTGGTTGAGCGAAACCAAACAGAAGTCCACCAATTACTATCTCGAAAAATATGTATTACCTTTACCTATTCGACTTTATTTTCCAAAACCAAACTACACGGTAAAGTCTGAACTTCCTTGGACGCCCCATCATCGCAGTCAGAATCAACAGCTGGAGGTGGTTGTTTTTTCCGACACTCAGAGTTCGGCCTCGGTCAGCGTGCTCTCACAACTGAAAAGTATTCTTGAAAAATATCCCAAGGATGTCGATCTCTTGTATCGACCGATCTCCTCCGAGACAAATATTATGCAAAATATAGTCATCCAGGGCTTACTCTGTGTTTGGCTCCAGGAGCCTCAAAAGTTTTGGACGTATCTTCCGGAGATCATTGGCGACAATAAGGATCAGTCGGAACAAATTTTAATGGAAAAAGCTAAAACTCATCTGTCGAGTGTGGATCAACTTCGGCGATGTCTCATCGATAAAAAAGCCGAGGCTTTGATGAAGTACCATCTCGATTATGCCCGTTACTTAGGAATTAAAGCGGGCCCCGTCGTCTACGTCGGGGGTGAAGTGTGGTACGGCAACGTCACTGGTGAGAGTCTCGAACGATTGATTCGTGAGCATTTGGGGTATCCCGATGCTGGTCTTTGGTAG
- a CDS encoding nuclear transport factor 2 family protein, translated as MKKISILFFLILNQCSWFEGSAPTASDSANLSYVEEAVEHLNNRNIDKYLTYFSPNINVFASNGLGTTRIATGISDFKGYSSAFTKAKTFKVKILSKFSVSPWVFVHQQTKAGSSLLEAAVVYRIDQGKIVDMMIIGEKNSK; from the coding sequence ATGAAGAAAATTTCGATCTTATTTTTCTTAATCCTTAATCAATGCAGTTGGTTTGAAGGTTCAGCCCCAACCGCCAGTGACTCCGCAAATCTGAGTTACGTCGAAGAAGCTGTTGAGCATCTCAACAACCGAAATATCGATAAATATCTCACTTATTTTTCCCCCAATATTAATGTGTTCGCCAGTAATGGTTTAGGAACTACTCGAATTGCGACAGGGATTTCTGATTTTAAGGGCTATAGCTCAGCATTTACAAAAGCGAAAACATTTAAGGTTAAAATTTTGAGTAAGTTTTCAGTATCTCCTTGGGTTTTTGTTCATCAACAAACTAAAGCAGGCTCCTCACTTTTGGAGGCAGCGGTGGTATACCGAATCGATCAAGGTAAGATTGTTGATATGATGATCATTGGCGAAAAGAACTCTAAGTAA